One Bombus fervidus isolate BK054 chromosome 5, iyBomFerv1, whole genome shotgun sequence DNA window includes the following coding sequences:
- the LOC139987634 gene encoding uncharacterized protein isoform X1 produces the protein MADDGVDNPAFANEDDCATDLKQDNDQHQVTLDQDHKTEDGPVENGHHRTQFVSQQYVEAGRTSPDPHYRTETKIELPDSNDKTVVEPKMNGVHGNGNNNDASFLNNSATSVQINDTGKKEQIEAVNLELVSMRPYAGNNLQTKGQEACEVPADPYEEYFVPVNEHRKYISRGPEAEVETTVAGVRFDLGPGVGREGLSLRDPAAGLVDYSHWLTALRGEKLYVTKDKRSRSSYWRRMACWGCGLMVLLVAIIIAILAGTGVILTQEVSEPLENLQQTNSRQFGDVRTAGSQEYVKDPPSSPPPATSSFPPWPTTDETIYNTVPSALDGVLKLDDFHWDNDFSNTKSRVYRQVSSEIEEYLKNMLQQPPNNTIVIKVYDINRDGEVRFRISYPPRSMPEEMQQLIEQTLQKSDNIIGQYHLNSLRVNKLVDQCQSGNLQCSERCEYDYSKAQFVCSCGVGKILDSDQKNCIDENDLSNVEMDDEIPESNTEVVHDYVQGRSRGPGTVFEPRRPDDWDHLDFSTESTHNRHASPQGNEHEFHVQPHDSSPAPEPTQMTTMEQNREFNGESDPINWMHDHSTHGHSTPDHSTHDQSNHDHSEYDYSTHDHTAHDHSMHDQSEDDHSMREYSSQNPTESKIEPESSFKPEPSVEPEPSPEPEPSAEPEPSAKPEPSAEPEPSAEPEPSAEPEPSAEPEPSPEPEPSAEPEPSAKPEPSAEPKPSAEPEPSAEPEPSAEPEPSAEPESPAEPEPSAEPEPSPEPEPSAELKPSPEPEPSAEPEPSAEPEPSAEPEPSTEPEPSAEPKPSAEPEPSAEPEPSAEPEPSPEPEPSAESEPSAESKPSPESEPSTEPKPSPESEPSTEPEPSAESESSAELKPSAEPEPSAELKPNVEPEFSAEPEPSTEPEPSAEPEPSTEPEPSAEPEPSVQPESTSQPESPAEAEPSSQPESPAEAQLPSQSEPPTEPEPAAEPESSSQPEPSAEPEPSSQPEPSAKPEPSSQPELSAEPVLSSEPESSAVPESTSQPEPPTKPKSPTNLEVNNIESPNTESMANIEPESSAESKPSIELESSLKHQPSTEAESSTEVTPIAEPNPISDSESSTKSVVTEHPELSSQLDFTARPEKLGTETAIEHELPISSTTKPEFPIDEESHQNIPAVIEHSTEIQNTMGPIESAEETAGKTESSTESTTTNKMSVETITESTYTELPSMTKEAESPVEFSTTISMTEKEMVNTFTSNAPINIGSETTISMMPEETTLPSNEKSVDEIASNDTPLPVIPLMPNTEEAVMSNHSEDHFESTVTTMDTTMVKDDSKEKITTMTSIKMDIEETAKVEHGTETNMSQDEATEATTMNISKEESEIMNSSSESNSVSLSSTQSSVSAEFTLKPETTPLVVDNKSENVTEINTIVENSSTEASNDVSKSILSGESPVVPESFMHETNETNIIEHMPTTVFPKLPKNFGHNVEPLLEPLKNNTGEEHIMLIPKTEYTAEIHDPHAIIPQLIPEQSVQSSNTSSSGVPEGSIVENKIQSSTEAIQTVLHRSTIHPEQNVVSSGDSLRYEDNLDHSTNHPLHPAMFPENAIEQTTEKFDPAYDKHVDDMSPFLPDIQKEKEVKKAPRLDKDEQDVPNPFEGHVEDVVTYKSTEQSMNETDAKDSLNDVHVETHDVKIPEEQEEEKNDVKNVMSGNEVGRGFKSDGLDVVEINNTDSGIQNGLQNYDINKPTKDEEYAINEKESKESSEEDEEALRVIPLEEQFKETETTANNADKNKSVTTTESNVVTTIPTEENEKQSKDSMNNVTASEKPEENAVEDQYNDINDDTLSKGYQQDESKIREKVKDGSDKLTANDDEKSSKMTDIPYTNDNMNVTTNDTESVPDNHTEDAKLTTQIPVLPLEIQQEMSTTEKIESTTVTEENPRKDNNTEHENSVQVSMEDTTTVQVPTTHMMPIETKTTAQVPILPEELQTTESDVLLTTSTMKPDAEVKTSDLENVRSNNTEVEQKDSSKTNTDEMNNNSTEDLVTSGDEKVNAQNGTADDLMTSAVEHVGNTSINNTLLEPNISILNNTSEENVTTMNVEKNMQKNLTEDSTELHKQTSESSNKTEDIRPVTEILEDDTEPIGFDYKIHFITTTPKTMLPNLDADELSEESLRVIPLEKSLEVKKKSVDKKVIDKYKYKKEKELNLEEDEGENTLTEIPESATIFSTEIPQIIAEKEKAQEENHTATNTDIHVEENSAPVPQLKIIETTSGSNQINVQTSETSSNEKENLNDKTSITVPDSSKKYPSFIPVSEKIEEPEPVTEPFVVFRNFNFHRSGVDFTTENPVIGEPSNEGHTAIEPGQVIEINGEPNQTGSQSSVFPSNQSSITSIAQEANHVAKESTDTTVPPSAQTKLPDAVVESTSHIDVSFLNIPPSTVFSKCTTGQFQCVNGTSRDGAYCVKLSAKCDSENDCSDGSDELNCKEEGCPGNFQCASGQCLKRDLVCNKIVDCDDGSDEKNCEEWKCQFDEFRCPSGRCIPGIWQCDGRPDCEDHRDEYNCAESCGNNEYLCPTEKWCIPLTWHCNGIKECANGEDEKLCDCALDQFKCQTGGCVPENQVCDGIEHCPDHSDEWNCLMTNMTMEKKLSDGQEEDNIENSGVQEFGESSLLKIRQYNGEYRLVCSDGWSEEFSNSYCQSLGFAGSESTELQTWDKIQKILRLKLNPNHRAPLVTNLEQVEFCISDKVVQISCQEFSCGSDYGEGPTARLVGGTPASEGQWSSVALLKEPKHGAACTASILGPMHVLASYSCIHRYKQSSGWQLFTGENLLKAHPVRNIIPYPQVKYNQFLYNNDIALVELEKPLTFSRNVSAVCLPKHPIQPRQICVMAGWGFSANGEVDLQKYLNFLPLPTLDSEKCNATSHYAGFITKDNICAGFTDTNKGPCYNDEGAPLMCETGGGSVRWEIQGLLSHHSRCSRGHPAIYSSVEPALSWLRNSVPALQTQS, from the exons ATGGCGGACGATGGTGTAGATAATCCGGCGTTCGCCAACGAGGATGATTGCGCGACCGATTTGAAACAGGACAATGACCAACATCAAGTGACCTTGGATCAGGATCACAAGACGGAGGACGGTCCTGTGGAGAATGGGCATCATCGGACGCAATTTGTGTCGCAGCAATACGTAGAGGCCGGAAGGACCAGCCCTGATCCACATTACAGAACCGAGACAAAGATCGAGCTGCCCGACAGCAACGACAAGACCGTCGTCGAGCCGAAAATGAACGGCGTTCATGGGAATGGAAATAACAATGACGCTAGTTTCTTGAATAACAGCGCGACCAGCGTGCAGATCAATG ACACTGGAAAAAAGGAGCAAATCGAAGCAGTAAACTTGGAACTGGTCTCGATGAGGCCTTACGCGGGCAACAATCTACAGACGAAGGGTCAAGAGGCTTGCGAGGTACCAGCTGATCCCTACGAGGAGTACTTCGTTCCAGTGAACGAGCATCGAAAGTACATCAG CAGGGGTCCCGAGGCCGAGGTTGAAACAACCGTGGCTGGAGTGCGTTTTGATTTGGGCCCCGGCGTCGGCCGTGAGGGACTCAGCCTGAGAGACCCTGCCGCCGGACTGGTCGACTATTCCCACTGGCTGACAGCCCTCAG GGGCGAGAAACTTTATGTAACGAAGGACAAGAGATCAAGGAGTTCGTATTGGAGAAGGATGGCTTGCTGGGGATGCGGACTGATGGTTCTACTGGTAGCGATCATCATTGCCATTTTGGCCGGAA CTGGAGTAATCCTAACGCAAGAAGTCTCAGAACCCTTGGAAAATCTTCAGCAAACCAATTCCCGGCAATTTGGTGACGTACGAACCGCAGGAagtcaagagtacgtgaaagaTCCGCCATCGAGTCCACCACCTGCGACTTCAAGCTTCCCACCCTGGCCAACTACCGATGAAACCATTTACAACACCGTTCCAAGTGCTTTAGATGGTGTATTAAAACTAGACGACTTCCATTGGGACAATGATTTCAGCAATACAAAGTCGAGAGTGTACAGACAAGTCAGCTCAGAGATAGAGgaatatttgaagaatatgTTACAACAACCCCCAAACAATACAATAGTCATCAAGGTGTACGACATAAACAGGGATGGCGAAGTGAGGTTTAGGATAAGCTACCCGCCACGTTCAATGCCCGAAGAAATGCAACAGCTGATCGAGCAAACGCTACAGAAGAGTGACAACATAATTGGACAATATCATTTGAATAGTTTAAGAGTGAATAAATTGGTTGATCAGTGTCAGAGTGGAAATCTTCAGTGTTCAGAAAGGTGCGAATACGATTACTCTAAAGCTCAGTTTGTTTGCTCCTGTGGAGTTGGAAAGATATTGGACAGTGATCAAAAGAACTGCATTGATGAAAATGATTTGAGTAATGTAGAAATGGATGATGAGATACCGGAATCTAATACGGAAGTGGTGCACGATTATGTTCAAGGAAGGAGTAGAGGCCCTGGTACTGTATTTGAACCTAGAAGGCCTGATGATTGGGATCATTTGGACTTCAGTACCGAGTCAACGCATAATAGACATGCCTCGCCGCAAGGTAATGAACATGAGTTTCATGTACAACCACATGATTCTTCGCCGGCACCAGAGCCTACACAGATGACTACGATGGAACAGAATCGTGAGTTTAATGGGGAATCTGATCCAATAAACTGGATGCATGATCATTCAACACATGGTCACTCGACTCCTGACCATTCAACACATGATCAATCAAATCATGATCATTCAGAATACGATTATTCTACTCATGATCATACAGCACATGACCACTCGATGCATGACCAATCAGAAGATGACCATTCGATGCGCGAATATTCGAGTCAGAACCCTACCGAATCAAAAATTGAACCAGAATCTAGTTTTAAACCGGAACCTTCTGTGGAACCAGAACCATCTCCGGAACCAGAACCTTCTGCGGAACCAGAACCTTCTGCGAAACCAGAACCATCTGCAGAACCTGAACCATCTGCAGAACCTGAACCTTCTGCGGAACCAGAACCATCTGCGGAACCAGAACCATCTCCGGAACCAGAACCTTCTGCGGAACCAGAACCTTCTGCGAAACCAGAACCATCTGCAGAACCAAAACCTTCTGCGGAACCAGAACCATCTGCGGAACCAGAACCATCTGCGGAACCAGAACCATCTGCGGAACCAGAATCACCTGCGGAACCAGAACCTTCTGCGGAACCAGAACCTTCTCCGGAACCAGAACCTTCTGCGGAACTAAAACCATCTCCGGAACCAGAACCTTCTGCGGAACCAGAACCATCTGCGGAACCAGAACCTTCTGCGGAACCAGAACCTTCTACGGAACCAGAACCATCTGCGGAACCAAAACCTTCTGCGGAACCAGAACCTTCTGCGGAACCAGAACCTTCTGCAGAACCAGAACCATCTCCGGAACCAGAACCATCTGCTGAGTCTGAACCTTCTGCGGAATCAAAACCATCTCCGGAATCTGAACCTTCTACGGAACCAAAACCATCTCCGGAATCTGAACCTTCTACGGAACCAGAACCATCTGCTGAGTCTGAATCTTCTGCGGAACTAAAACCATCTGCTGAGCCCGAACCTTCTGCTGAGCTAAAGCCAAATGTTGAACCCGAATTTTCTGCTGAGCCAGAGCCTTCTACGGAACCAGAACCATCTGCAGAGCCAGAGCCTTCTACAGAACCAGAACCATCTGCAGAGCCAGAGCCTTCTGTACAGCCAGAGTCTACCTCTCAACCAGAATCTCCTGCAGAGGCAGAGCCTTCTTCTCAACCAGAGTCTCCCGCAGAAGCACAACTTCCTTCTCAATCAGAGCCTCCTACAGAGCCAGAACCTGCTGCAGAGCCAGAGTCCTCTTCTCAACCAGAACCTTCTGCAGAACCAGAGCCCTCTTCTCAACCAGAACCTTCTGCAAAACCAGAGCCCTCTTCTCAACCAGAACTTTCTGCAGAACCAGTTCTTTCTTCTGAACCAGAGTCTTCTGCGGTGCCAGAATCTACTTCTCAACCAGAACCTCCCACTAAACCAAAGTCTCCAACTAATTTAGAAGTAAACAATATCGAATCTCCTAACACAGAATCTATGGCCAATATTGAACCAGAGTCTTCTGCTGAATCCAAACCTTCAATTGAACTGGAATCTTCTCTTAAACACCAGCCATCAACTGAAGCAGAATCTTCAACTGAAGTAACACCAATTGCTGAACCAAACCCTATTAGTGACTCAGAATCTTCAACAAAATCTGTAGTAACTGAACATCCTGAATTATCTTCTCAGCTAGACTTTACTGCCAGACCTGAAAAACTTGGAACTGAAACTGCTATAGAACATGAATTACCAATTTCATCAACCACAAAACCCGAATTTCCCATCGATGAAGAGTCTCATCAAAATATACCTGCTGTTATAGAACATTCTACCGAAATACAAAACACAATGGGGCCAATAGAGTCCGCAGAAGAAACTGCTGGTAAAACAGAATCCTCTACTGAATCTACAACTACGAATAAAATGTCTGTTGAAACAATTACCGAGTCAACTTACACTGAATTACCTAGTATGACGAAGGAAGCAGAATCTCCAGTTGAATTTTCGACTACAATATCTATGACTGAGAAAGAAATGGTAAATACTTTTACATCTAACGCTCCTATAAATATAGGGTCAGAAACTACGATATCAATGATGCCTGAAGAGACCACGTTGCCAAGTAATGAGAAATCTGTCGATGAAATAGCAAGTAATGATACACCCTTACCAGTGATACCTTTGATGCCTAATACCGAAGAGGCTGTAATGTCAAATCATTCCGAGGATCATTTCGAATCAACTGTTACGACAATGGATACGACAATGGTGAAGGATGATAGTAAAGAGAAAATAACAACAATGACCTCTATTAAGATGGACATAGAAGAAACAGCGAAGGTTGAACACGGAACTGAGACCAACATGTCACAGGATGAAGCAACTGAAGCTACTACAATGAATATAAGTAAGGAGGAGTCTGAAATTATGAACTCTTCGTCCGAATCTAATTCTGTCTCTCTGTCTAGCACACAGTCCTCAGTTTCTGCGGAATTCACTCTAAAACCTGAAACGACTCCTCTCGTAGTAGATAACAAATCAGAAAACGTCACTGAAATAAATACCATCGTAGAGAACAGTAGTACAGAAGCAAGTAACGATGTATCTAAATCAATATTATCTGGCGAATCTCCAGTTGTGCCAGAATCATTTATGCATGAAACCAACGAAACTAACATTATTGAGCACATGCCAACGACTGTCTTTCCTAAATTACCAAAAAATTTTGGTCACAATGTAGAACCTTTGTTAGAACCTCTTAAAAACAATACAGGAGAGGAACACATTATGTTAATTCCAAAAACTGAATATACAGCAGAAATACATGATCCTCATGCGATCATTCCTCAACTAATTCCTGAACAAAGCGTCCAATCTTCTAATACATCCTCAAGCGGTGTTCCTGAAGGTTCaatcgtagaaaataaaattcaatcttcTACAGAAGCTATTCAAACAGTTCTGCACCGTTCCACGATTCATCCTGAACAGAATGTAGTTTCCTCAGGCGATTCCCTTCGTTATGAAGACAATTTAGATCATTCAACCAATCATCCTCTCCATCCAGCAATGTTCCCTGAAAACGCAATTGAACAAACTACAGAGAAATTTGATCCAGCTTATGATAAACACGTAGATGATATGTCTCCCTTCTTGCCAGATAttcaaaaggaaaaagaagtgAAGAAAGCTCCCAGATTGGATAAAGATGAGCAGGATGTACCCAATCCTTTCGAAGGACACGTTGAAGATGTTGTTACTTACAAATCCACGGAACAAAGTATGAATGAAACTGACGCGAAGGATTCTCTGAATGATGTTCACGTAGAAACACACGATGTCAAAATACCCGAAGAacaggaagaggaaaagaatgaTGTGAAAAATGTGATGTCTGGAAACGAAGTGGGTCGTGGTTTCAAGAGTGATGGCTTGGACGttgttgaaattaataacacggACTCTGGAATTCAAAATGGGCTAcaaaattacgatattaaCAAGCCAACTAAGGATGAAGAGTATGCTATAAATGAGAAGGAGAGTAAAGAAAGTTCCGAGGAAGATGAAGAGGCGTTAAGAGTAATACCATTGGAAGAACAGTTCAAGGAAACTGAAACCACTGCGAATAATGCAGATAAGAATAAATCAGTAACCACAACAGAATCTAACGTAGTTACCACTATTCCAacggaagaaaatgaaaaacaatcAAAAGATTCTATGAATAATGTTACTGCTTCTGAGAAACCTGAAGAAAACGCTGTAGAAGatcaatataacgatataaacgaTGATACTTTGTCCAAAGGGTATCAACAGGATGAATCAAAGATACGAGAGAAAGTTAAGGATGGATCTGATAAATTAACAGCAAATGATGACGAGAAATCATCCAAGATGACAGATATACCTTACACAAACGATAACATGAATGTTACAACGAATGATACTGAAAGTGTCCCAGATAACCATACAGAGGATGCTAAATTAACCACGCAAATACCAGTGTTACCATTAGAGATACAGCAAGAAATGTCTACAACTGAAAAAATCGAAAGCACAACTGTAACTGAAGAGAATCCTCGAAAAGACAATAATACAGAACATGAGAATAGCGTTCAGGTTAGTATGGAGGATACCACGACAGTTCAGGTACCGACAACTCACATGATGCCAATAGAGACCAAAACCACTGCTCAGGTACCAATATTGCCAGAAGAACTGCAAACTACTGAAAGTGACGTATTGTTAACCACCTCTACAATGAAACCAGACGCTGAAGTGAAAACCAGTGATTTAGAAAATGTACGCTCTAATAATACGGAAGTTGAACAGAAGGACTCTTCAAAAACTAATACTGatgaaatgaataataattcgaCCGAGGATTTGGTAACTAGCGGTGATGAAAAAGTGAATGCTCAGAATGGCACTGCAGACGATCTGATGACCAGTGCAGTGGAACATGTAGGCAACACAAGTATTAATAACACATTGTTAGaaccaaatatttcaatactaAATAATACAAGTGAGGAAAATGTGACTACAATGAACGTAGAGAAAAATATGCAGAAGAATTTAACAGAAGATTCAACAGAATTACATAAACAAACGTCTGAGAGTTCTAATAAGACAGAGGATATTAGACCAGTTACTGAGATATTGGAAGATGACACTGAGCCTATAGGATtcgattataaaatacattttatcacCACTACACCTAAGACTATGTTACCTAACTTGGATGCGGACGAATTGTCGGAAGAAAGCTTACGAGTGATTCCATTGGAGAAGAGTTTGGAAGTGAAGAAAAAATCAGTAGACAAGAAAGTTATTGATAAGTACAAGTACAAGAAGGAGAAGGAATTGAACTTGGAAGAGGACGAGGGTGAAAATACATTAACAGAGATTCCGGAATCGGCTACGATATTTTCCACTGAAATACCACAAATAATTGctgaaaaggaaaaagctCAAGAAGAGAACCATACTGCAACTAATACAGACATCCACGTAGAAGAAAATTCTGCACCTGTTCCACAATTGAAGATCATCGAAACGACCAGCGGATCAAACCAAATAAATGTACAAACGTCCGAAACCTCTTCTAACGAAAAAGAGAATCTGAATGATAAAACAAGCATAACAGTGCCAGACAGTTCAAAGAAGTATCCTAGCTTCATACCGGTTTCGGAGAAGATAGAAGAGCCAGAACCGGTTACAGAGCCGTTCGTAGTTTTCCGAAACTTCAATTTCCATCGATCAGGCGTAGACTTTACAACAGAAAATCCAGTCATCGGTGAACCGTCTAACGAAGGACATACAGCTATAGAACCAGGACAAGTGATTGAAATAAATGGAGAACCGAACCAGACAGGTTCACAGTCTTCAGTGTTTCCTTCGAATCAATCGTCAATAACGTCGATTGCACAGGAAGCAAATCACGTTGCGAAAGAGAGCACTGACACGACAGTTCCACCGTCCGCGCAAACTAAATTACCGGATGCAGTTGTGGAAAGTACTAGCCATATTGATGTTTCTTTCCTCAATATCCCTCCAAGTACTGTTTTCTCGAAATGTACAACTGGTCAGTTCCAATGTGTCAATGGAACATCCAGGGATGGCGCATACTGCGTGAAACTATCAGCGAAATGCGACTCTGAGAATGATTGTTCCGATGGTTCGGATGAATTAAATTGTAAGGAGGAAGGTTGTCCAGGAAACTTTCAGTGCGCAAGCGGTCAATGTCTAAAGCGAGACCTGGTGTGCAATAAAATTGTCGACTGTGACGATGGAAGCGATGAAAAGAATTGCGAAGAATGGAAGTGCCAATTCGATGAATTTAGATGTCCCAGTG gAAGATGCATCCCAGGCATCTGGCAATGCGATGGTCGACCAGACTGCGAGGATCACCGAGATGAATACAATTGTGCCGAAAGTTGTGGAAACAACGAGTATCTTTGCCCAACAGAAAAATGGTGCATACCATTAACGTGGCACTGCAACGGAATTAAAGAATGTGCTAATGGAGAGGACGAAAAATTATGCGATTGCGCTCTTGATCAGTTCAAGTGTCAAACAGGCGGATGTGTACCTGAAAATCAAGTCTGTGATGGGATAGAACATTGTCCTGATCATTCTGACGAATGGAACTGTTTAATGACAAATATGACTATGGAGAAAAAGTTATCAGATGGACAAGAAGAAGATAACATCGAGAATAGTGGTGTTCAAGAATTTGGTGAAAgttctttattaaaaataag ACAATACAACGGCGAGTATCGTCTTGTGTGCTCCGACGGATGGAGCGAAGAATTTAGCAACTCTTACTGCCAATCTCTAGGATTCGCTGGTTCTGAGAGCACAGAGCTCCAGACATGGGATAAAATACAGAAGATACTCAGACTAAAGTTGAATCCTAACCATCGTGCGCCATTAGTCACAAATTTGGAACAAGTAGAATTCTGCATCTCTGACAAGGTCGTGCAGATATCCTGCCAAGAATTTTCCTGCGGTTCTGACTATGGCGAGGGACCAACTGCCAGATTGGTTGGCGGAACACCAGCCAGTGAAGGACAATGGTCCAGCGTGGCCTTGCTAAAGGAACCTAAACACGGTGCTGCTTGCACGGCAAGCATACTGGGACCTATGCATGTGCTTGCCAGTTATTCCTGTATTCACAG aTATAAGCAAAGTAGTGGGTGGCAACTTTTCACCGGTGAAAACCTATTAAAAGCACATCCCGTGAGGAACATCATTCCCTACCCGCAAGTGAAAtacaatcaatttttatacaacaaTGATATCGCGTTAGTTGAGCTCGAGAAGCCTCTAACTTTTTCAAGGAACGTTAGCGCCGTTTGTCTTCCGAAACATCCTATTCAA ccGAGACAGATATGCGTCATGGCAGGATGGGGATTCTCTGCGAATGGCGAAGTggatttacaaaaatatttgaacttcCTACCATTGCCAACGTTAGACTCTGAGAAGTGCAATGCAACTAGCCATTATGCAGGGTTCATCACAAAGGACAATATATGTGCTGGATTCACTGATACGAATAAAGGACCTTGCTAC AACGATGAAGGAGCACCTCTAATGTGTGAAACTGGCGGAGGATCGGTCAGATGGGAAATTCAAGGGCTACTGAGTCACCATAGCAGATGCTCGAGAGGTCATCCGGCAATTTACTCTAGCGTGGAGCCAGCATTATCTTGGTTGCGAAACTCCGTACCCGCTTTGCAAACGCAAAGTTAA